A single window of Synechococcus sp. CBW1004 DNA harbors:
- the msrA gene encoding peptide-methionine (S)-S-oxide reductase MsrA, with amino-acid sequence MFGLFRSPSSDLNGISSPGRHVVLGTPYAAPVGEGQAEALFGCGCFWGAEKGFWRLPGVVTTAVGYAGGQRPDPTYQQVCSGTTGHAEVVRVVWSRESVGFADLLKLFWECHDPTQGNRQGNDVGSQYRSTIYVDDPELLSLAQASREAYGSLLAAAGRPTITTEIASGQRFYPAEEYHQQYLAKPGSRPYCSAQPSGLLLGTFPGADYRLPASVWQAYDWSIPHCVLRGDNQPIALA; translated from the coding sequence GTGTTCGGTCTGTTCCGCAGCCCCTCCTCCGACCTGAACGGCATCAGCTCACCAGGACGGCATGTGGTGCTCGGCACCCCGTACGCGGCACCCGTCGGTGAGGGGCAGGCGGAAGCCCTGTTCGGATGCGGCTGCTTCTGGGGAGCGGAAAAGGGGTTCTGGCGTCTGCCCGGCGTGGTCACCACGGCTGTCGGCTACGCCGGTGGACAGCGCCCGGACCCCACCTATCAGCAGGTCTGCAGCGGCACCACCGGCCACGCCGAGGTGGTGCGGGTGGTGTGGAGCAGGGAGAGCGTGGGCTTTGCCGATCTGCTCAAGCTGTTCTGGGAGTGCCACGACCCCACCCAGGGCAACCGCCAGGGCAATGACGTGGGCAGCCAGTACCGCTCGACCATCTACGTCGATGATCCCGAGCTGCTGTCGCTGGCCCAGGCCAGCCGTGAGGCCTACGGCAGCCTGCTGGCGGCGGCGGGCCGGCCGACGATCACCACCGAGATCGCCAGCGGTCAGCGCTTCTACCCAGCCGAGGAGTACCACCAGCAATATCTGGCCAAGCCCGGCAGCCGGCCCTACTGCTCCGCTCAGCCCAGCGGGCTGCTGCTGGGGACATTCCCCGGCGCCGACTACCGCCTGCCCGCCAGCGTGTGGCAGGCCTATGACTGGTCGATTCCCCACTGCGTCCTGCGGGGCGACAATCAGCCGATCGCCCTGGCCTGA
- a CDS encoding MliC family protein: MPLPPSLALLVALALSPAFPASSRPVPPLAQAMQSPWWENYDQRDRYLCPNRGSLVLERNESQASLISGGSQMILFREASDAPGLRYRNDRMLVILRGDELTLERLPLKLVCVRTDQV; this comes from the coding sequence ATGCCCCTGCCCCCGAGCCTGGCTCTCCTGGTCGCGCTGGCCCTGTCACCAGCCTTTCCGGCCTCCTCGCGGCCGGTCCCGCCGCTGGCTCAGGCGATGCAGTCCCCCTGGTGGGAGAACTATGACCAGAGAGATCGCTATCTCTGCCCCAACCGCGGGTCCCTCGTGCTGGAGCGCAACGAGTCCCAGGCATCGCTGATCAGCGGCGGCAGCCAGATGATCCTGTTCCGTGAGGCCAGCGACGCGCCCGGCCTGCGCTACCGCAATGATCGGATGCTGGTGATCCTGAGAGGCGATGAGCTGACTCTGGAGCGCCTTCCGTTGAAACTCGTCTGCGTGCGCACGGACCAGGTATGA
- a CDS encoding Rho termination factor N-terminal domain-containing protein yields the protein MPQAPDRDGPREGARDGDEADPSAQRAAPDWRNLPEGDDASTDAAEHPPRQLHPLPRGLVELYGLLAVLFVLVPEWMASGALFGFREGRQGSELPPPSGAWKRLPELRLASLNLAELRQLAREQRVIGYSRQNRQDLTAHLLRRLKASP from the coding sequence ATGCCGCAGGCGCCGGACCGGGACGGGCCACGGGAGGGAGCCCGCGATGGCGATGAAGCGGACCCATCCGCGCAGCGGGCCGCACCCGACTGGCGCAACCTGCCAGAGGGCGATGATGCCTCCACGGACGCCGCCGAACACCCACCGCGTCAGCTCCACCCTCTGCCCCGCGGGCTGGTGGAGCTGTATGGACTTCTGGCTGTTCTGTTCGTGCTGGTGCCCGAATGGATGGCGAGCGGCGCGCTGTTCGGCTTCCGGGAAGGGCGGCAGGGCTCTGAACTGCCTCCTCCCTCCGGTGCATGGAAGCGGCTGCCGGAGCTGCGCCTGGCCAGCCTCAACCTCGCGGAGCTGCGCCAGCTCGCCCGTGAGCAACGCGTGATCGGCTACAGCCGCCAGAACCGCCAGGACCTCACCGCACACCTGCTCAGACGCCTGAAGGCAAGCCCCTGA
- a CDS encoding triacylglycerol lipase, with the protein MTGIPSPPLVLVHGLLDSPAVFDRLLRELGGGRGDPLVPALPLRLGRTPIEEAAVELGRWIDAAYPATTPIDLLGFSIGGVIARTWIQRLGGHRRTRRFISVGSPQQGTLTAWPWPRRLFRGVADLRHGSSLLRDLNGDLTTLKGIECHSFYSALDLAVLPGWRAVLPIGKRTLLPVATHPQLLRDPAAIGPLARELMRP; encoded by the coding sequence ATGACGGGCATCCCCTCTCCCCCCCTGGTTCTGGTGCACGGGCTGCTGGACAGCCCGGCGGTGTTTGATCGGCTGCTCCGCGAACTCGGCGGCGGTCGGGGCGATCCGCTGGTCCCGGCCCTGCCGCTGCGCCTGGGCCGCACCCCGATCGAGGAGGCCGCCGTGGAGCTGGGCCGCTGGATCGACGCGGCCTATCCAGCCACCACCCCGATCGACCTGCTCGGCTTCTCGATCGGAGGCGTGATCGCCCGCACCTGGATCCAGCGCCTGGGGGGACATCGACGCACCCGCCGCTTCATCAGCGTGGGCAGCCCCCAGCAGGGAACGCTCACCGCCTGGCCCTGGCCGCGGCGGCTGTTCCGCGGCGTGGCGGATCTGCGCCATGGCAGTTCCCTGCTGCGCGATCTCAACGGCGACCTGACGACGCTGAAAGGGATCGAATGCCACAGCTTCTATTCGGCGCTGGATCTGGCCGTGCTGCCGGGATGGCGCGCGGTGCTCCCGATCGGGAAGCGGACGCTTCTGCCGGTCGCCACCCACCCCCAGCTGCTCCGCGATCCCGCCGCCATCGGCCCCCTGGCGCGGGAACTGATGCGGCCCTGA
- a CDS encoding glycosyltransferase family 2 protein, translating into MGWVVGSVLLRWLLGWLLALHLPSLPRGGLRGHERVSVLIPARNEEGTLPHLLEALKRQTLRVHEVIVIDDHSDDRTAAVAMAATGSLPIQVVQPPPLAPGWCGKTWALHHGVLASSGEVLVFLDADTEPGPEFLASLLALHEQQGGLVSVQPYHRTEKPYEQLSLLFNLVGLLAVPLGPGCGVAFGPAMATSRTDYARSGGHAAVAGRVVEDWFLAHCYQKAGLPVSAFIGEGQIAYRMYPGGLGDLVVGFDKNFATAAAEVRWPWMLAVVLWLSGLFWAAWCLPAALLGWPLLGDRSLLTNGLIYVAYALQLLVICRRVGRFPWIPLIFPVPVLFFLGVFVLAILNLERGQVRWKGRTVQTR; encoded by the coding sequence ATGGGGTGGGTCGTGGGATCGGTGCTGCTGCGCTGGCTTCTGGGATGGCTGCTGGCGCTGCACCTGCCCTCCCTGCCGCGGGGGGGCCTCCGGGGCCATGAACGCGTGTCGGTGCTGATCCCGGCGCGCAATGAGGAGGGCACCCTGCCCCATCTGCTCGAAGCCCTGAAGCGGCAGACCCTGCGGGTCCACGAGGTGATCGTGATCGATGACCATTCCGACGACCGCACGGCGGCGGTGGCGATGGCTGCAACGGGATCGCTGCCGATCCAGGTGGTGCAGCCGCCCCCGCTGGCTCCGGGCTGGTGCGGCAAGACCTGGGCGCTGCATCACGGGGTCCTGGCCAGCTCCGGTGAGGTGCTGGTGTTCCTCGATGCCGACACCGAACCCGGACCGGAGTTTCTCGCCAGCCTGCTGGCCCTCCACGAGCAGCAGGGTGGACTGGTCTCGGTGCAGCCGTATCACCGCACCGAGAAGCCCTACGAGCAGCTCTCGCTGCTGTTCAACCTGGTGGGCCTCCTGGCGGTGCCGCTGGGGCCGGGCTGCGGCGTGGCCTTCGGGCCGGCGATGGCCACCAGCCGCACCGACTACGCGCGCAGCGGCGGCCATGCGGCCGTGGCCGGCAGGGTCGTGGAGGACTGGTTCCTGGCCCACTGCTACCAGAAGGCGGGGCTGCCGGTGAGTGCCTTCATCGGCGAGGGCCAGATCGCCTACCGCATGTATCCCGGCGGGCTGGGCGATCTGGTGGTGGGTTTCGACAAGAACTTCGCCACGGCCGCCGCCGAAGTGCGCTGGCCGTGGATGCTGGCGGTGGTGCTCTGGCTGTCGGGACTGTTCTGGGCGGCCTGGTGCCTGCCGGCGGCCCTGCTGGGCTGGCCGTTGCTGGGGGACCGCAGCCTGCTCACCAACGGCCTGATCTACGTCGCCTATGCCCTGCAGCTTCTGGTGATCTGCCGTCGCGTCGGGCGCTTCCCCTGGATCCCACTGATCTTTCCGGTGCCGGTGCTGTTCTTCCTCGGGGTGTTCGTGCTGGCGATTCTCAATCTCGAACGGGGCCAGGTGCGCTGGAAGGGCCGCACCGTGCAGACCCGCTGA
- a CDS encoding beta-glucosidase → MAESAPVTGPRAQARALLAELSTAEKLALLSGDTPFWAGMADIALRDASHRHPWPAGQRPPLALPGLQFVDGPRGVGLVGGATTFPVPIARGASWDPELEERIGEAIALEARSFGANWVAAVCINLLRHPGWGRAQETYGEDPVHVGALGAAMTCGLERHTIACVKHFALNSIDSCRFLVDVQVSERVLQELYLPHFRDCVEAGAGSVMSAYNQVNGRWCAEHAGLLTATLRQRWGFEGLVVSDFIFGVRDGVAAVLAGLDLEMPFQMVLAGCLEQAVQQGRLPMARVDEAVLRQLQLQLRVPAGDYPISLRGCPAHRALALRAARESIVMLRNEAAVLPLTGLGSLAVIGRLAAVPNLGDRGSSDTRPQPGCVVTPLEGLRRVAPALTIAHDAGEDVACASHLAARCDAAVVVAGLDWRLEGEHIHPADIAPILALMPPPRWLERVLGRRLQEVCWRPLARLIAWITSHAPEPRAGDFAAGDRTDLALPPEQVALIRAVAAANPRTVVVLMGGGAILTGDWLAEVPGLLLLWYPGQEGGRALAEVLLGQLSPSGRLPLSLPERQEQLPSFDPRARRVVYDLWHGYRRLQRQGQRAAFPFGFGLSYSRFERAAPQLLQPPDPPAIRAGEQRHLVVVVEVCNVGGLAAAEVLQLYLEPPGRLLERPRRTLVAFARVPLEPGESRRIELVVPLRRLAFFDMERDGFALEAGLHRLVLACHCEDAGQACAVVLPAAFLGP, encoded by the coding sequence GTGGCTGAATCCGCTCCGGTCACCGGGCCCCGGGCGCAGGCCCGGGCGTTGCTGGCAGAGCTCAGCACGGCGGAGAAGCTGGCCCTGCTCTCGGGCGATACGCCCTTCTGGGCGGGGATGGCCGACATCGCCCTGCGGGATGCCTCCCATCGCCATCCATGGCCGGCGGGGCAGCGGCCGCCGCTGGCTCTGCCGGGGCTGCAGTTCGTCGACGGCCCCCGCGGTGTGGGACTGGTGGGTGGCGCCACCACCTTCCCGGTGCCGATCGCCCGCGGCGCCAGCTGGGATCCGGAGCTGGAGGAGCGCATCGGCGAGGCGATCGCCCTGGAGGCCCGCTCCTTCGGTGCCAACTGGGTGGCGGCGGTCTGCATCAATCTGCTGCGCCATCCGGGCTGGGGCCGGGCCCAGGAGACCTACGGCGAAGACCCCGTGCACGTGGGCGCTCTCGGGGCAGCGATGACCTGCGGGCTGGAGCGTCACACCATCGCCTGCGTGAAGCACTTCGCTCTCAACTCGATCGACAGCTGCCGCTTCCTCGTGGATGTCCAGGTGAGTGAGCGGGTGCTGCAGGAGCTCTACCTGCCCCACTTCCGCGACTGCGTCGAGGCCGGCGCCGGTTCCGTGATGAGCGCCTACAACCAGGTGAACGGCCGCTGGTGCGCCGAGCACGCCGGCCTGCTCACGGCGACACTCCGGCAACGCTGGGGGTTCGAAGGCCTCGTGGTGAGCGACTTCATCTTCGGCGTGCGCGACGGTGTGGCGGCCGTGCTGGCGGGGCTCGATCTGGAGATGCCGTTCCAGATGGTGCTGGCGGGTTGCCTGGAGCAGGCCGTGCAACAGGGGCGGCTCCCGATGGCGCGCGTCGATGAGGCGGTGCTGCGCCAGCTGCAGCTGCAGCTGCGGGTGCCCGCGGGGGACTACCCCATCTCCCTGCGTGGTTGCCCGGCCCATCGGGCCCTGGCCCTGCGGGCGGCCCGTGAATCGATCGTGATGCTGCGCAATGAAGCCGCGGTGTTGCCGCTCACGGGCCTGGGCTCGCTGGCGGTCATCGGCCGCCTTGCCGCCGTGCCCAACCTCGGGGATCGGGGCTCCTCCGACACCAGGCCCCAGCCCGGTTGCGTCGTCACCCCGCTGGAAGGCCTGCGCAGGGTGGCACCGGCCCTGACGATCGCCCACGACGCCGGTGAGGATGTGGCTTGCGCGTCACACCTGGCCGCCCGTTGCGATGCGGCCGTCGTGGTGGCAGGTCTCGACTGGCGACTGGAGGGGGAGCACATCCACCCGGCCGATATCGCGCCGATCCTGGCGCTGATGCCACCGCCGCGCTGGCTGGAGAGGGTGCTGGGCCGTCGCCTGCAGGAGGTGTGTTGGAGGCCCCTGGCGCGGCTGATCGCCTGGATCACCAGCCATGCGCCTGAGCCGCGTGCCGGTGATTTCGCCGCCGGCGATCGCACCGATCTGGCCCTGCCCCCCGAGCAGGTGGCGCTGATCCGTGCGGTGGCCGCCGCCAACCCGCGCACGGTGGTGGTGCTGATGGGGGGCGGTGCCATCCTTACCGGCGACTGGCTGGCAGAGGTGCCGGGCCTGCTGCTGCTCTGGTACCCGGGCCAGGAGGGTGGCCGGGCCCTGGCGGAGGTGCTGCTCGGTCAGCTCTCTCCCAGCGGGCGACTGCCCTTGTCGCTACCGGAGCGGCAGGAGCAGCTGCCGTCCTTCGATCCCAGGGCCCGGCGAGTGGTCTACGACCTCTGGCACGGCTACCGCCGCCTGCAGCGTCAGGGCCAGCGGGCGGCATTCCCGTTCGGTTTCGGCCTCTCCTACAGCCGCTTCGAGCGTGCCGCGCCACAGCTGCTGCAGCCGCCCGATCCCCCGGCGATCCGCGCCGGTGAGCAGCGTCATCTGGTGGTCGTCGTGGAGGTCTGCAACGTCGGTGGCCTCGCGGCGGCGGAGGTGCTGCAGCTCTATCTCGAGCCGCCCGGCCGCCTGCTGGAGCGGCCGCGGCGCACTCTGGTGGCCTTTGCCCGTGTGCCCCTGGAGCCGGGCGAAAGCCGTCGCATCGAACTGGTGGTGCCTCTGCGGCGTCTGGCCTTCTTTGACATGGAGCGTGATGGGTTCGCGCTGGAGGCGGGTCTGCACCGTCTGGTGCTGGCCTGCCACTGCGAGGACGCCGGCCAGGCCTGTGCGGTCGTCCTGCCTGCGGCCTTTCTGGGCCCCTGA
- a CDS encoding IS630 family transposase has protein sequence MPSGRPMAPLELSADEASQLQSLAGSRSLPHSIVQRAQIVLACAAGDTNTSVAKRFGVRSATVGKWRQRYLDLGIEGLHDELRSGRPRTYEDDTVAEVINRALQSKPTDGSTHWSARTLAAETGISKSTVHRWLQTFSLQPHRQKSFKLSTDPFFVEKVRDIVGLYLNPPDKAMVLCVDEKTQIQALDRTQPLLPMGLGYVEGVTHDYIRHGTTTLFAALDVATGEVITQCKPRHRHQEFLGFLRQIEKSVPEDLDLHLIVDNYCTHKHAKVRAWLAQRPRFHVHYTPTYASWLNQVERWFGLITQRAIRRGSFSSVKELIARIEQFVAAYNTTKAPFNWTATADSILEKLQRLCAQISGTAH, from the coding sequence ATGCCAAGCGGGCGCCCCATGGCTCCTCTGGAGCTGTCGGCTGATGAGGCCAGCCAGCTCCAGAGCCTGGCTGGATCAAGGTCCTTGCCCCATTCGATCGTTCAGCGGGCGCAGATCGTCCTGGCCTGCGCAGCTGGTGACACCAACACCTCAGTTGCCAAGCGATTTGGCGTTCGCAGCGCAACGGTGGGCAAATGGCGGCAGCGCTACCTCGATCTGGGGATCGAGGGGCTGCACGACGAGCTCCGTTCAGGCCGCCCGCGGACCTATGAGGACGACACGGTGGCGGAGGTGATCAACCGAGCCCTGCAGAGCAAGCCAACCGATGGCAGCACGCACTGGAGCGCTCGGACTTTGGCCGCAGAAACAGGGATCTCCAAGTCCACGGTTCACCGCTGGCTGCAGACCTTCTCGCTCCAGCCCCACCGGCAGAAATCGTTCAAGCTCTCCACCGATCCGTTCTTTGTGGAGAAGGTTCGGGACATCGTTGGCCTGTACCTGAACCCGCCCGACAAGGCGATGGTGCTCTGCGTCGACGAGAAGACGCAGATCCAGGCCCTCGACCGCACCCAACCGCTGCTGCCCATGGGGCTGGGCTACGTGGAGGGTGTGACGCATGACTACATCCGCCACGGCACCACGACCCTGTTTGCCGCGCTGGACGTGGCGACCGGTGAGGTAATCACTCAGTGCAAACCCCGGCACCGCCACCAGGAGTTCCTGGGGTTCCTCAGGCAGATCGAGAAGTCCGTCCCCGAGGATCTGGACCTGCACTTGATCGTGGACAACTACTGCACCCACAAGCACGCCAAGGTGCGTGCCTGGCTGGCCCAGCGTCCCCGTTTCCACGTCCACTACACCCCCACCTACGCCTCCTGGCTCAACCAGGTGGAGCGCTGGTTTGGACTGATCACCCAGCGGGCAATCCGGCGCGGCAGCTTCTCCAGCGTCAAAGAGCTGATCGCCAGGATCGAGCAGTTTGTGGCCGCCTACAACACGACCAAGGCCCCGTTCAACTGGACGGCGACAGCTGACTCAATCCTGGAGAAGCTCCAGCGGCTTTGTGCGCAAATCTCTGGGACGGCACACTAG
- a CDS encoding AbrB family transcriptional regulator, which translates to MLTGSDLLTKVKEMGDASKSDLVRAAGYVSTKKDGTERLNFTAFYEALLEAKGVSLSQGVTRAGKRGRSLSYVATVQGNGNLLVGNAYTAQLGLKPGDVFEIKLGKKQIRLVPAGDTDEEE; encoded by the coding sequence ATGCTGACAGGATCCGATCTGCTCACCAAGGTCAAGGAGATGGGGGATGCCTCCAAATCCGATCTCGTCCGTGCCGCCGGCTACGTGAGCACCAAGAAGGACGGCACCGAACGGCTCAACTTCACCGCCTTCTATGAGGCCCTGCTCGAGGCCAAGGGCGTCAGCCTGAGCCAGGGTGTCACCCGTGCCGGCAAGCGGGGCCGCAGCCTCAGCTACGTGGCGACAGTGCAAGGCAACGGCAACCTGCTGGTGGGCAATGCCTACACCGCCCAGCTCGGTCTCAAGCCCGGCGATGTGTTCGAGATCAAGCTCGGCAAGAAGCAGATCCGCCTCGTTCCCGCCGGCGATACCGACGAGGAGGAGTGA
- a CDS encoding glycoside hydrolase family 10 protein, translated as MPVSLTLLVTAVLPLLAPASAPARPAVTPSALPQPRGPRVGVWLTNSPSPLYYDPARIDQAVQQLAQAGFNTLYPNVWSRGATFHRSRHAPLEPALAAANPGLDPICRLTRSAQRRGLQVIPWFEYGLMEPADSAVVRQNPDWLLRRRDGSALYAMHGASLKTSPLKDLRVWLNPAHPQVRARFVGLIEEIVQRCGVDGIQLDDHFAWPVELGYDDTTRALYRADTGREPPADHTDRFWMRWRRQRLTDLLRELRARLDRRASGSGRTVISLSPGPFRFAYNHWLQDWELWAIGHLIDDLVVQNYAYSVKGFAKDLNQPALVKAKSWGMPVEIGILAGFGGRTPDMATLSQKARLAAERGHGVIYFYWEGLWGQHAGPEGGPFRRQAFQQLHQRLFTTGPSSAAQPPGMAGRRPQPLPGAITPGQPPPPPPPLPSPRR; from the coding sequence CTGCCGGTGAGCCTCACGCTCCTGGTGACAGCAGTGCTGCCCCTGCTGGCTCCTGCCTCGGCACCGGCCCGCCCGGCCGTCACCCCCTCGGCCCTGCCCCAGCCCCGCGGCCCGCGTGTGGGGGTGTGGCTGACCAACAGCCCCAGCCCCCTCTACTACGACCCTGCCCGGATCGACCAGGCGGTGCAGCAGCTGGCCCAGGCCGGGTTCAACACCCTCTACCCCAATGTGTGGAGCCGCGGTGCCACCTTCCACCGCAGCCGCCATGCGCCGCTGGAGCCGGCCCTGGCGGCCGCCAACCCCGGTCTCGACCCGATCTGCCGCCTGACGCGCAGCGCCCAGCGTCGCGGCCTGCAGGTGATTCCCTGGTTCGAGTACGGGCTGATGGAGCCCGCCGACAGCGCTGTGGTGCGGCAGAACCCCGACTGGCTGCTGCGGCGCCGCGACGGCAGTGCCCTCTATGCGATGCACGGGGCCTCGCTGAAGACCTCTCCCCTGAAGGATCTGCGGGTCTGGCTCAATCCCGCCCACCCCCAGGTGCGGGCCCGCTTCGTTGGGCTGATTGAGGAGATCGTGCAGCGCTGCGGTGTCGATGGCATCCAGCTCGATGATCACTTCGCCTGGCCGGTGGAGCTGGGCTACGACGACACCACCCGCGCGCTCTATCGCGCCGACACCGGCCGGGAGCCTCCTGCTGATCACACCGATCGCTTCTGGATGCGCTGGCGCCGCCAGCGGCTCACCGATCTGCTGCGTGAGCTGCGGGCCCGTCTGGATCGCCGTGCCAGCGGCAGTGGTCGCACGGTGATCAGCCTGTCGCCGGGCCCCTTCCGCTTCGCGTACAACCACTGGCTGCAGGACTGGGAGCTCTGGGCGATCGGCCATCTGATCGATGACCTGGTGGTGCAAAACTACGCCTATTCGGTGAAGGGCTTCGCCAAGGATCTCAATCAGCCGGCCCTGGTGAAGGCCAAGAGCTGGGGAATGCCGGTGGAGATCGGCATTCTCGCCGGTTTCGGCGGACGCACCCCCGATATGGCCACCCTCAGCCAGAAGGCCAGGTTGGCGGCCGAGCGGGGCCACGGGGTGATCTATTTCTATTGGGAGGGCCTCTGGGGCCAGCATGCGGGTCCTGAGGGCGGCCCCTTCCGGCGTCAGGCCTTTCAGCAGCTGCATCAGCGTCTGTTCACGACCGGACCGTCCTCGGCCGCTCAGCCTCCCGGTATGGCGGGTCGGCGCCCGCAGCCGCTCCCCGGTGCCATCACTCCCGGGCAACCGCCGCCCCCACCGCCGCCGCTGCCCTCCCCCAGGCGCTGA
- a CDS encoding ribose-phosphate pyrophosphokinase produces the protein MTTFPTAARVDTAGVQAPASHDTRRLRLFSGTSNPELAREIGAYLGIPDGPRVIKRFADGELYIQIQESIRGCDVFLIQPTCAPVNDHLMELLIMVDACRRASARQITAVVPYYGYARADRKTAGRESITAKLVANLLVKSGVDRVLAMDLHSSQIQGYFDIPCDHIYGSPVLVDYLSTRDLGEVVVVSPDVGGVARARAFAKQMHDAPLAIIDKRRSGHNVAESLTVIGDVAGKTAVLIDDMIDTGGTIVQGARLLRRQGASRVLCCATHAVFSPPATERLAEPGLFEEVVVTNSIPLAPERHFPQLRVLSVANMLGEAIWRIHEESSVSSMFR, from the coding sequence GTGACCACGTTCCCGACTGCTGCCCGGGTGGACACGGCGGGGGTTCAGGCCCCCGCCAGCCACGACACGCGACGTCTGCGGCTGTTCAGCGGCACCTCCAATCCGGAACTGGCCCGCGAGATCGGTGCCTACCTCGGGATACCCGATGGCCCGCGCGTGATCAAGCGCTTCGCCGATGGCGAGCTCTACATCCAGATTCAGGAGTCGATCCGCGGCTGCGACGTCTTCCTGATCCAGCCCACCTGCGCTCCGGTGAACGATCACCTGATGGAGCTGCTGATCATGGTGGATGCCTGCCGCCGCGCCTCGGCTCGCCAGATCACGGCGGTGGTTCCCTATTACGGCTACGCCCGCGCCGACCGCAAGACGGCGGGTCGTGAATCGATCACCGCCAAGCTGGTGGCCAACCTTCTCGTCAAGTCGGGTGTGGACCGGGTCCTGGCGATGGACCTGCACTCGTCCCAGATCCAGGGCTACTTCGACATCCCCTGTGATCACATCTACGGATCACCCGTCCTCGTCGATTACCTGTCCACCCGCGATCTCGGTGAGGTGGTGGTGGTCTCCCCGGACGTCGGTGGTGTGGCACGGGCACGGGCCTTCGCCAAGCAGATGCACGATGCCCCGCTGGCGATCATCGACAAGCGCCGCTCCGGCCACAACGTGGCCGAGAGCCTCACGGTGATCGGCGATGTGGCGGGCAAGACCGCCGTGCTGATCGACGACATGATCGACACCGGCGGCACGATCGTGCAGGGGGCGCGCCTGCTGCGCCGTCAGGGTGCCTCGCGGGTGCTGTGCTGCGCCACCCACGCCGTCTTCTCCCCGCCCGCCACCGAACGGCTGGCCGAACCCGGCCTGTTCGAGGAGGTGGTGGTCACCAACAGCATTCCCCTGGCGCCCGAACGCCACTTTCCCCAGCTGCGCGTGCTGTCAGTGGCCAACATGCTCGGAGAGGCGATCTGGCGCATCCATGAGGAGAGCTCGGTGAGCTCGATGTTCCGCTGA
- a CDS encoding LCP family protein encodes MPRRREPRSPADSSRPRQPSRTTWRDRIGALGRRCLRLPSRRQWQVGALIAAGAVGAIAVLSLIWPEDDKAFQARPEVTPATLADKPRRPVTVLVIGLDADKLGDATNKAAPAGPANADALLLVRVQPEGPLQVLNLPTELAVRLPGQKQPVALGSLYRRGGVALTADAVRELTGLQPPSPDRYVVLPRAALRQLVNGIGGLEIDPPRTMRYQDKAQKLTIDLQGGLQRLGGAQVEQLVRYRDRLLGETDRRNNQQRFQIALRDRLRQNEPLTALPGVLKELEGQVETNLTPLEALSLMAAGLDDQRPIAFASLPLDPPKPAHGKLRQLSSKAPNPVWPEKKG; translated from the coding sequence ATGCCTCGCCGCCGGGAACCCCGATCCCCCGCCGACTCCTCCCGCCCGCGGCAGCCGTCCCGCACCACCTGGCGTGACCGGATCGGTGCCCTGGGCCGCCGCTGCCTGCGACTCCCCAGCCGCCGTCAGTGGCAGGTGGGGGCGCTCATCGCCGCCGGTGCGGTGGGAGCCATCGCAGTCCTCTCGCTGATCTGGCCGGAAGACGACAAGGCCTTCCAGGCCAGGCCGGAGGTCACCCCCGCCACGCTGGCCGACAAACCGCGCCGCCCTGTCACCGTGCTGGTCATCGGCCTTGATGCCGACAAGCTCGGCGATGCCACCAACAAGGCGGCCCCGGCCGGTCCCGCCAACGCCGATGCCCTGCTGCTCGTGCGGGTCCAGCCTGAGGGCCCCCTGCAGGTGCTCAACCTGCCCACCGAACTGGCCGTGCGCCTGCCGGGACAGAAGCAGCCCGTTGCCCTCGGCAGTCTCTACCGCCGCGGCGGCGTCGCGCTCACGGCCGATGCGGTGCGTGAACTCACCGGCCTGCAGCCTCCGAGCCCCGACCGTTATGTGGTGCTTCCCCGTGCGGCCCTCCGGCAGCTCGTCAACGGCATCGGTGGTCTGGAGATCGATCCACCGCGCACCATGCGTTACCAGGACAAGGCCCAGAAGCTGACGATCGATCTGCAGGGAGGCCTGCAGCGTCTCGGCGGGGCCCAGGTGGAGCAACTGGTGCGGTACCGCGATCGCTTGCTGGGAGAGACCGATCGCCGCAACAACCAGCAGCGCTTCCAGATCGCCCTGCGTGATCGGTTGCGTCAGAACGAGCCGCTGACGGCGTTGCCGGGGGTGCTGAAGGAGCTGGAGGGCCAGGTGGAAACCAACCTCACGCCGCTGGAGGCCCTGAGCCTGATGGCGGCCGGTCTGGATGATCAGCGTCCGATCGCCTTCGCCAGCCTCCCCCTCGATCCACCCAAGCCCGCCCACGGCAAGCTGCGCCAGCTCAGCAGCAAGGCCCCCAATCCCGTCTGGCCGGAGAAGAAGGGCTGA